From the genome of Limisalsivibrio acetivorans, one region includes:
- a CDS encoding methyl-accepting chemotaxis protein, with protein sequence MKMSIKLKIIVSFSLLSLIAVSFLIITSYRVSSKMAYTMIEKDLQHIAEIFTSMVKASISTSTKNYLEGVVDSNVETVRFEYGEHMQGINEEAAAKWKASQVLSRQKILDSGYIMIAEENGKIYEHPNGRMIGQDLHEIDGFTKVLENKNGFATIKWDDGNGEKEYFAYANFFQPWGWFIVGLAAKEELPQLVRTADFRDYILDVKIGDTGYGYILNNEGKLMVHPASEGKNLANAKDTDGRLFIKEMLEKKSGKIIYPWKNPGEEKAREKIVIYEYLPEMDWIVAAGSYIEELERPIIKLRNINFILAPIIIAIFIVVSFIIASMITKPLLSFIGVFKEIAAGDLTKKVEVKTNDEIRTVADEFNKFVDNIRDAILTVRDTTDSVVSATNQLSSTSEELSVTADSQAQQMSEVAGGMDEVTNSAGEVTSHVEQTREKSENALQVTGNGKEFLERTIEKVTHIKSSTAELSSIIGGLSRSSDDIGDIINVINDIADQTNLLALNAAIEAARAGEAGRGFAVVADEVRKLAERTQTATKEISGIISTLQKEAASAEEGMKDAESSVDQGIEAAEETRNVFDEIVESANLIHQESESVMSLVNIQNESTMNINSNLQGIASAIEESSAAFSEVAHTINDLQNQTENLNQLISKFKVQ encoded by the coding sequence ATGAAGATGTCTATCAAACTCAAGATTATTGTTTCGTTCAGCCTTCTTTCTCTGATAGCGGTAAGCTTCCTCATTATAACCAGTTACAGGGTCTCCAGCAAGATGGCCTATACAATGATCGAAAAGGATCTCCAGCACATCGCCGAGATATTCACATCAATGGTTAAAGCCTCCATATCCACCAGCACAAAAAACTATCTCGAAGGCGTTGTGGACTCAAACGTTGAAACGGTACGTTTCGAGTACGGAGAGCATATGCAGGGCATCAACGAAGAAGCCGCTGCAAAATGGAAGGCCTCTCAGGTACTAAGCAGGCAGAAGATCCTCGATTCCGGTTATATAATGATAGCCGAAGAGAATGGGAAGATATACGAACACCCCAACGGTAGAATGATAGGACAGGATCTTCATGAGATAGACGGCTTCACCAAGGTTTTGGAAAACAAGAATGGATTTGCCACCATAAAATGGGATGACGGAAACGGCGAGAAGGAATACTTCGCCTATGCAAACTTCTTCCAGCCCTGGGGGTGGTTTATTGTCGGATTGGCAGCAAAGGAGGAGCTTCCCCAGCTTGTTAGAACCGCCGATTTCCGTGATTACATCCTCGATGTAAAGATAGGTGATACAGGGTACGGATACATCCTCAATAATGAAGGTAAGCTCATGGTACACCCTGCCAGCGAAGGGAAAAATTTAGCCAACGCCAAGGATACAGACGGAAGGCTCTTTATCAAGGAGATGCTTGAGAAGAAGAGCGGCAAGATCATATACCCATGGAAAAACCCTGGAGAAGAAAAGGCAAGGGAGAAGATCGTAATCTATGAATACCTCCCCGAGATGGATTGGATTGTAGCCGCAGGGAGCTATATTGAGGAGCTTGAAAGACCCATAATAAAGCTAAGAAATATAAACTTCATCCTTGCACCCATAATAATAGCCATATTCATCGTCGTAAGTTTTATTATTGCCAGCATGATAACGAAGCCCCTTCTCAGCTTCATCGGCGTCTTCAAGGAGATCGCCGCAGGAGACCTTACTAAGAAGGTTGAGGTTAAAACCAACGACGAGATTCGAACCGTTGCCGATGAGTTCAACAAGTTCGTAGACAATATACGGGATGCCATCCTCACCGTGCGGGATACCACCGATTCGGTTGTATCAGCAACAAACCAGCTTTCCAGTACATCGGAAGAGCTGAGCGTTACTGCGGACAGTCAGGCACAGCAGATGTCCGAAGTGGCCGGAGGCATGGACGAAGTAACAAACTCCGCCGGAGAGGTTACAAGCCATGTTGAGCAGACCAGAGAGAAATCCGAGAACGCTCTGCAGGTAACCGGTAACGGTAAGGAGTTCCTGGAAAGAACCATCGAAAAGGTTACCCACATAAAATCGAGCACTGCCGAGCTCTCCAGCATTATCGGCGGGCTCTCTCGCTCATCCGACGATATCGGTGATATCATCAATGTCATTAACGATATCGCAGACCAAACCAACCTTCTCGCCCTGAACGCCGCCATCGAGGCCGCAAGGGCTGGAGAGGCGGGCAGAGGATTCGCCGTTGTTGCCGATGAGGTAAGGAAGCTGGCAGAGAGAACCCAGACCGCCACAAAGGAGATAAGCGGGATTATCTCCACCCTGCAGAAAGAGGCGGCTTCTGCCGAGGAAGGCATGAAGGATGCTGAGAGCAGTGTGGATCAGGGTATCGAAGCGGCAGAGGAAACAAGAAACGTATTCGATGAGATCGTTGAATCCGCCAACCTTATCCATCAGGAGAGCGAATCTGTGATGAGCCTTGTTAACATCCAGAACGAATCCACCATGAATATCAACAGCAACCTGCAGGGTATCGCCTCCGCCATTGAGGAAAGCTCAGCGGCATTCTCAGAAGTTGCACACACCATAAACGACCTGCAGAACCAGACAGAGAACCTGAATCAGCTTATCTCTAAATTCAAGGTTCAGTAA
- a CDS encoding DEAD/DEAH box helicase → MLRKLKKKIFKNQDGKDKVVIKEITPERPEQSGGVSKPRPVVTPDSEKKQADKPGSAPRNNQRNKPARKRSDSPNQPQNKPKQDENAPRQSQDKPSGDSGKGESKPKGNAPQRKKPSPRKPSRERTRTAPPKSKEVKIAKPVEKKDFGPWDPSEFVVEPKEGETRFHDLNLPVPLLRAIADIGFKYCTPIQAEILPEAFKGNDVTGKAQTGTGKTAAFLLTAMKHILENPIEGKRRKGTPRVLVMAPTRELVMQIEKDAVNLGKYTDIETLSVFGGMGYEKQKRTLAEKNVDIVIATPGRLLDFKHNKNVFLGSLDMVIIDEADRMLDMGFIPDIRKIMNSTPPKEERQTMLFSATLNQQVTELASRWTKNQFKVEIEPENVTSEQIEQRAYVISSDEKFKLLYNMITQQDLKSLIVFTNRRDQTRKLSEKLTRYNISCNMLSGDVSQSKRIKTLESFRSGETRVLVATDVAARGIHVDGVSHVFNYNLPDDADSYVHRIGRTGRAGAKGVSVIFACEEESLLIPQIEEHTGVKLNYIYPEGELMQDLPEPTGPKPERQPRGGRPGGSNNRRRKPDGRRSGSRQSGRSGGKPGGNKPKA, encoded by the coding sequence TTGTTACGCAAACTTAAGAAGAAGATATTCAAGAATCAAGACGGGAAGGACAAGGTTGTTATTAAGGAGATAACGCCTGAAAGGCCTGAGCAGAGCGGGGGCGTAAGTAAGCCCAGACCCGTTGTAACACCCGATTCAGAGAAGAAGCAGGCTGATAAGCCCGGTTCAGCACCCAGAAACAACCAGAGAAACAAACCGGCAAGGAAAAGAAGCGACTCACCTAACCAGCCGCAGAATAAGCCAAAACAGGATGAAAACGCACCGAGGCAGTCGCAGGATAAGCCCTCCGGCGATTCAGGCAAAGGTGAGAGCAAGCCTAAGGGTAATGCACCCCAGAGGAAGAAACCCTCACCAAGGAAGCCTTCCAGGGAAAGAACAAGAACAGCTCCCCCCAAGTCCAAAGAGGTAAAGATTGCCAAACCCGTTGAGAAGAAGGACTTCGGACCATGGGATCCTTCGGAGTTTGTTGTGGAGCCCAAAGAGGGTGAAACAAGGTTTCATGATCTCAACCTTCCCGTTCCCCTTCTGCGTGCCATTGCAGATATTGGTTTCAAATACTGCACACCCATTCAGGCGGAGATCCTCCCAGAGGCATTCAAAGGTAACGATGTAACAGGAAAGGCGCAGACAGGAACGGGGAAGACAGCCGCATTCCTGCTCACGGCCATGAAACATATACTCGAAAACCCCATAGAGGGTAAACGCAGAAAGGGCACACCCCGTGTTCTTGTTATGGCTCCCACCAGAGAGCTTGTTATGCAGATCGAAAAGGACGCTGTCAACCTCGGCAAGTACACCGACATCGAGACTCTGAGTGTCTTCGGTGGTATGGGATACGAGAAGCAGAAGCGGACTCTCGCCGAGAAGAATGTCGATATTGTAATTGCCACCCCTGGAAGACTCCTTGACTTCAAGCACAACAAAAACGTATTTCTCGGCAGTCTGGACATGGTTATCATCGATGAGGCGGACAGGATGCTCGATATGGGCTTTATCCCTGATATCCGTAAGATCATGAACTCAACTCCCCCCAAGGAGGAGCGGCAGACCATGCTCTTCAGCGCAACACTGAACCAGCAGGTTACCGAGCTCGCCTCACGCTGGACCAAAAACCAGTTCAAGGTGGAGATAGAGCCGGAGAACGTAACGAGTGAACAGATCGAACAGCGTGCCTACGTTATCTCCAGTGATGAGAAGTTTAAGCTTCTCTATAATATGATTACCCAGCAGGATCTTAAGAGTCTAATCGTATTCACCAACCGAAGGGACCAGACACGCAAGCTGAGCGAGAAGCTTACACGCTATAACATAAGCTGTAACATGCTTTCGGGTGATGTTAGTCAGTCCAAGCGTATCAAGACCCTTGAGAGTTTCCGTTCGGGTGAGACCAGGGTTCTGGTGGCCACCGATGTAGCCGCAAGGGGTATCCACGTGGACGGCGTTTCCCACGTGTTCAACTATAACCTCCCCGATGATGCGGACAGCTATGTTCACCGTATCGGTCGAACCGGAAGGGCAGGAGCAAAGGGTGTTTCCGTTATCTTCGCATGCGAGGAGGAATCCCTTCTGATACCCCAGATAGAGGAACACACCGGCGTTAAGCTCAACTATATATACCCCGAGGGTGAGCTTATGCAGGATCTCCCCGAACCCACAGGCCCCAAGCCCGAAAGACAGCCCAGAGGGGGCAGACCCGGAGGCTCAAACAACAGGCGCAGAAAGCCGGACGGAAGAAGAAGCGGAAGCAGGCAGAGCGGCAGGTCTGGAGGAAAGCCGGGTGGGAACAAGCCTAAAGCTTAA
- a CDS encoding Fic family protein: MMIKKILTKDYENVSLSCRYDPVAIKPLLAELDARYETVNGLPVVPGAYGFMEEVLNRCVYSNIAIEEENLGEEEALSLLKILQESYHKPVREKTLGNMRIVYNLIDSIIPSSEPFEISEEFIKRLHTHITFDVRREGNIPGCYRTKPADFKHFEPPKSNIPELMRGLTSWFNSPEIKELHPVLRAAAAHYHISMIHPFGDGNGRTARGVEGAILKKAGYRYLCRLMPIYYLENRKEYFHSFIMAERSGGFDMTPFLSFVLEGANRSLRMMYDFLLAGLRKLALNDYWEYLKSEGKIDSEEYSFITGLLSSVCTTGRADDFCLITLSESRRKTAEKLSGKGLLKIDENGHVCLNTELPKP; the protein is encoded by the coding sequence ATGATGATAAAAAAGATACTCACTAAAGACTACGAGAATGTCTCCCTCAGCTGCCGCTACGATCCGGTGGCAATAAAGCCTCTTCTGGCAGAGCTTGATGCACGCTATGAGACGGTAAACGGTCTGCCTGTAGTTCCCGGGGCATACGGCTTCATGGAGGAGGTGCTTAACCGGTGCGTTTACTCCAATATCGCCATAGAAGAAGAGAACCTCGGCGAAGAGGAGGCACTCTCCCTGCTCAAAATCCTCCAGGAAAGCTACCATAAGCCTGTGCGGGAGAAGACGCTGGGGAACATGCGCATAGTATACAACCTCATCGACTCCATAATACCCTCCAGCGAACCCTTTGAGATAAGCGAAGAGTTCATTAAACGCCTGCACACCCATATAACCTTCGATGTGCGCAGGGAGGGGAACATACCGGGATGCTACCGGACTAAACCTGCGGACTTTAAACACTTCGAACCACCTAAATCGAACATACCCGAACTTATGCGTGGCCTTACTTCATGGTTTAACAGCCCTGAGATAAAGGAGCTTCACCCTGTTCTGCGTGCTGCAGCGGCGCATTACCACATCAGCATGATCCACCCCTTCGGCGATGGAAACGGAAGAACGGCAAGGGGGGTCGAAGGCGCAATACTCAAGAAGGCAGGGTATCGATACCTCTGCAGGCTCATGCCTATTTACTACCTTGAGAACCGTAAGGAATACTTCCATTCATTCATTATGGCGGAACGTTCGGGCGGCTTCGATATGACCCCGTTCCTCTCCTTTGTTCTGGAGGGTGCAAATCGATCTCTGCGAATGATGTATGACTTCCTTCTGGCGGGACTGCGCAAGCTTGCTCTTAATGACTACTGGGAATACCTAAAATCCGAAGGGAAGATAGATTCAGAAGAATACTCATTCATTACTGGGCTCCTCTCCTCTGTCTGCACTACGGGCAGAGCGGATGACTTCTGCCTTATTACCCTCAGCGAAAGCAGAAGAAAAACCGCAGAGAAACTCTCTGGGAAAGGACTGCTGAAGATCGATGAAAACGGGCACGTCTGCCTTAATACGGAGCTTCCTAAGCCCTAA
- a CDS encoding 2-oxoacid:acceptor oxidoreductase family protein, with protein MARNEIRLSGSGGQGMITAGIILAMAASVHEGKQAIQSQSYGPEARGGASKAEVIISDEAIYYPKVMAPDVLVALTQEAAEKYSKDLKEGGILILDELMVKQAPPGNFKVYTMDIIRTAADKVGKAMVANVVTLGALNTLCEFVQPESLEKAVLSRVPKGTEDLNKRALEAGAELAKAYK; from the coding sequence ATGGCGAGAAATGAGATAAGACTTAGCGGCTCCGGCGGACAGGGTATGATCACCGCCGGAATCATTCTAGCAATGGCTGCTTCCGTTCACGAAGGCAAGCAGGCAATTCAGTCTCAGTCCTACGGACCCGAGGCTAGAGGCGGCGCTTCCAAGGCAGAGGTTATCATCAGCGATGAAGCTATCTACTACCCCAAGGTAATGGCTCCCGATGTACTCGTTGCCCTTACCCAGGAAGCTGCAGAGAAATACTCCAAGGATCTTAAAGAGGGCGGAATCCTCATACTTGACGAGCTTATGGTTAAGCAGGCTCCTCCCGGAAACTTTAAGGTTTACACCATGGATATAATCAGAACTGCCGCCGATAAGGTGGGCAAGGCTATGGTTGCAAACGTTGTGACACTCGGCGCTCTTAACACTCTCTGCGAGTTTGTTCAGCCCGAAAGCCTTGAAAAAGCAGTTCTCAGCCGTGTTCCCAAGGGAACCGAGGATCTTAACAAGAGAGCCCTCGAAGCCGGCGCAGAGCTTGCAAAAGCTTATAAGTAA
- a CDS encoding AAA family ATPase, with amino-acid sequence MRFKSLQLQGFKSFVDKTAVEFPDGITCVVGPNGSGKSNIMDALRWVFGEQSPKELRGNDMEDIIFSGSKKRKTSGFAEVSLTVTDLPESVTSKWGTLSEVTITRKFYRSGEREYRINNRKCRLKDIREIFYDTGIGPRSISIIEQGKVDKIIQSTPEELRVFFEETAGVVRFKERKKEAERRLGQTRDNLGRVNDIISEIRSHMEALSKQVEQVKRFRELAEKKTDLEKKSLYYKYSRLKEESARLLDEINEARLAMSGIISKFESLTKQETEKEKELSKLRGDYREMNDQMLSMGDSIASLSGDIKILENEISTAEKTRERLHHEIEDMERKLREFTERRVSTLEEKEKAEGEKRELGEKIDELQEQIEEYSRMREDLNEEISEVDSDYLRLTQELTSLSNKVFEKETTANRLEADKKRFTLEKDELENETENAVKHAEELEEKYSGLSTDLDAVSTMTEDVRDELHEARDAESEAREKLESARREAGSLSDRRDMLTSQISSAAVGDSGEYLKNIESTLLIDRMGENAPAHLADILVYSDRDKGRAVATIKEMEGSLRFTFESEAESLIEELLSRPRIDDNIEKIGSLYRKIGSDDRSFVIMGLRNKLAETEERLKNAEGTLQSAEAEYDDASMNAEELTGKLEELEERKSALELDVRTTKHQLEEARAVKEKLSRRGEVIEKEMELALKELEKIEEELASIKLDREEKAAEQREKEDEKSALEDRLGDITALYEDARDDMGSLKIEERGIAEKLNASGRELHYIDREISETTRHLADAKNRLSKLLTVDIVNFKDRLESKKDEYAALMKKQNEIRSKALNADKEVAEVEKELSALRIEIERVQAEVEKEKSATSETEMKRERISSDMDNIAENYLERFETDITEEELDIEGFQPNKAKSELDNIAGQIEGLGPLNMAAEQEYDEVCTRNEFLSDQRKDLEDAISSIHELIGEIDDSTVMLFKDTFEGVKENFKKVFGILFGEGRAELRLSDPDDLLNSGIEIFVQPPGKNLQNMNLLSGGEKAMSACTLLFALFLYRPTPFCFLDEIDAPLDEANIDKFLKIVRTLSADTQFVIITHSQKTMGAADSLYGVTMHEPGVSRMLSVSLSDLKL; translated from the coding sequence ATGCGTTTCAAAAGCCTTCAGCTTCAGGGATTCAAATCCTTTGTGGACAAAACAGCCGTGGAATTCCCGGACGGGATCACCTGCGTCGTAGGACCGAATGGCTCCGGCAAGAGCAACATCATGGACGCCCTGCGCTGGGTATTCGGCGAACAGAGCCCCAAGGAACTGCGGGGGAACGATATGGAGGATATAATATTCTCCGGTTCGAAGAAGCGCAAAACCTCCGGCTTCGCCGAGGTATCCCTTACGGTAACTGACCTGCCCGAAAGCGTAACATCCAAATGGGGGACCCTCTCCGAGGTTACGATAACCCGTAAATTCTACCGCTCCGGCGAAAGGGAATACCGGATAAACAACCGGAAATGCCGCCTCAAGGATATACGGGAAATCTTCTACGACACAGGCATAGGCCCCCGAAGCATATCCATAATCGAGCAGGGCAAGGTGGACAAGATTATCCAGTCCACCCCCGAAGAGCTCCGTGTTTTCTTTGAGGAAACCGCCGGAGTGGTCCGCTTCAAGGAACGCAAGAAAGAGGCGGAGCGCAGGCTCGGGCAGACGAGGGACAACCTTGGTCGTGTTAATGACATAATCAGCGAGATACGCTCCCACATGGAAGCCCTCTCCAAGCAGGTGGAGCAGGTTAAGCGTTTCCGAGAGCTTGCGGAAAAGAAAACCGACCTTGAAAAGAAGTCACTATACTATAAGTACAGCCGCCTCAAGGAAGAATCCGCCAGACTGCTCGATGAGATAAACGAAGCTCGCCTCGCCATGTCCGGAATTATCTCCAAGTTCGAATCCCTCACAAAGCAGGAAACAGAGAAGGAGAAGGAGCTTTCAAAACTCCGCGGCGACTACCGTGAGATGAACGACCAGATGCTCTCCATGGGGGATTCCATCGCCTCACTCTCCGGCGATATAAAGATCCTTGAAAACGAGATATCAACGGCGGAGAAAACCCGTGAGCGCCTCCACCATGAGATTGAAGATATGGAGCGCAAGCTCCGTGAGTTCACCGAAAGGCGTGTGAGCACCCTTGAGGAGAAGGAAAAGGCGGAGGGTGAGAAGCGGGAGCTCGGTGAAAAGATTGATGAGCTTCAGGAACAGATAGAGGAATACTCTCGTATGCGGGAGGATCTCAACGAGGAGATAAGCGAGGTCGATTCGGACTATCTCCGCCTCACCCAGGAGCTTACATCCCTCTCCAACAAAGTTTTCGAGAAAGAAACCACGGCAAACCGCCTTGAGGCGGATAAGAAACGCTTCACCCTCGAAAAGGACGAGCTCGAAAACGAGACAGAGAACGCCGTTAAGCACGCAGAGGAGCTTGAGGAGAAATACTCCGGCCTCAGCACCGATCTGGATGCCGTCAGCACCATGACCGAGGATGTACGTGATGAACTCCATGAGGCAAGGGATGCTGAGAGCGAAGCCAGAGAGAAGCTGGAGAGTGCAAGACGTGAAGCGGGCTCTCTAAGCGACCGCAGGGATATGCTTACATCCCAGATCTCCAGCGCCGCCGTGGGTGATTCTGGTGAGTACCTGAAAAACATCGAATCCACACTGCTCATAGACAGGATGGGGGAAAACGCCCCTGCTCACCTTGCAGATATCCTCGTATACAGTGATAGAGACAAAGGAAGAGCCGTTGCCACCATAAAAGAGATGGAGGGATCACTCCGCTTCACCTTCGAAAGCGAGGCGGAAAGTCTCATAGAGGAATTACTCTCACGCCCTAGAATCGATGATAATATCGAAAAAATTGGCAGTCTTTACAGAAAGATAGGTTCCGATGACCGTTCCTTCGTTATCATGGGGCTTAGAAACAAACTCGCAGAAACCGAGGAGAGGCTTAAGAACGCAGAGGGAACCCTGCAAAGCGCCGAAGCTGAATACGATGATGCCTCCATGAATGCCGAGGAGCTCACAGGTAAACTCGAGGAGCTTGAGGAACGCAAAAGTGCCCTTGAGCTTGATGTGCGCACCACAAAACACCAGCTTGAAGAGGCAAGGGCTGTGAAGGAGAAGCTCAGCCGCCGGGGCGAGGTTATCGAGAAAGAGATGGAGCTTGCCCTCAAGGAGCTTGAGAAGATCGAGGAGGAACTCGCCTCCATTAAGCTCGACCGTGAGGAAAAAGCCGCCGAACAGCGGGAGAAGGAGGACGAAAAGTCCGCCCTTGAGGATCGCCTTGGGGATATAACAGCCCTCTACGAGGACGCCCGGGACGACATGGGTTCACTCAAGATCGAAGAAAGGGGGATAGCTGAGAAGCTGAACGCCTCCGGCAGGGAGCTCCATTATATAGACAGGGAGATCTCCGAAACCACACGCCACCTCGCCGATGCAAAAAACAGGCTCTCCAAGCTCCTCACGGTGGATATCGTCAATTTCAAAGACCGCCTTGAATCAAAGAAGGATGAATACGCCGCACTGATGAAAAAGCAGAACGAGATCCGCTCCAAGGCGCTCAACGCAGATAAAGAGGTTGCCGAAGTGGAGAAGGAACTTTCCGCACTACGCATTGAGATCGAGCGTGTTCAGGCGGAGGTTGAGAAGGAGAAGTCCGCAACCTCCGAAACCGAGATGAAGCGTGAGCGCATTTCATCGGATATGGACAATATCGCAGAGAACTATCTGGAAAGATTCGAAACAGATATAACAGAAGAAGAGCTCGATATAGAAGGTTTCCAGCCAAACAAGGCAAAATCCGAGCTGGACAATATCGCCGGTCAGATTGAGGGTCTCGGGCCTCTCAATATGGCCGCAGAACAGGAATACGACGAAGTCTGCACCCGAAATGAGTTCCTGAGCGACCAGCGTAAGGATCTTGAGGACGCCATATCAAGCATTCATGAGCTTATAGGGGAAATCGACGACAGCACCGTAATGCTCTTCAAGGATACCTTCGAAGGGGTTAAGGAGAATTTCAAGAAGGTGTTCGGAATACTCTTCGGTGAAGGGAGGGCGGAGCTGCGTCTCAGCGATCCGGATGACCTGCTCAACAGCGGTATCGAGATCTTCGTCCAGCCCCCAGGCAAGAACCTGCAGAACATGAACCTTCTGTCCGGAGGGGAAAAGGCGATGAGTGCATGTACCCTTCTCTTCGCCCTGTTCCTGTATCGTCCCACACCGTTCTGTTTTCTTGATGAGATAGATGCGCCTCTGGACGAGGCTAATATTGATAAATTTCTAAAGATTGTCCGCACGCTTTCGGCGGACACCCAGTTTGTTATAATAACCCACAGCCAAAAGACTATGGGCGCCGCAGACTCTCTCTACGGCGTCACCATGCACGAGCCCGGTGTTTCCCGGATGCTCTCCGTCTCACTCAGCGACCTTAAGCTTTAG
- a CDS encoding PAS domain-containing sensor histidine kinase, with amino-acid sequence MNECLPALMDKLEEGVIVYRERIVYANRAACEISGYTADELALKPVIDLVSSEHKDIAAEAFERRLKGDSFTENYDCLRITTSRGEFRIVKAYSCPIEYKGKPAGMVSFRDITKEVEREKELEDTRDLFEILTNNSYSAIYIYTDTYIFANPEYLEITGYTLEELKKLAPYDLIHESQRDEVRINVRKRLNGERFSQKYHERHLIRKDGKERIVRVATNTIKYKGEYAGLGSAIDITDLVELQNHLEERVHEESRKRLKQEQLMIQQSKLAELGEMLGSISHQWKQPLNALGMMIQDLQVTGEESSELDRDYLDWICTNSLEQISYMNDTITDFNNFLRPSKTPSSFSMEDALWPTIKIFQPQARKSNIKLNIRCTVGNHDENIESKDHGLDYLLNASDLEIDCSKCISRNLRLFGYRNEFMQVLLNIFNNAREAVSERFRNSPGSGEILVNISINEDFAHMEIADNGGGIPEDKLDKVFDPFYTTKENGTGFGLYMVKSIVENNMGGSLEVSNRGKGAVFSLSVPLANHVVAST; translated from the coding sequence GTGAATGAATGTCTTCCTGCACTTATGGATAAACTTGAAGAGGGTGTGATTGTATATCGTGAAAGGATCGTTTATGCAAACAGGGCCGCATGCGAAATTTCCGGCTATACTGCCGATGAGCTTGCTTTGAAGCCTGTTATCGACCTCGTTTCTTCCGAGCACAAAGATATTGCCGCAGAAGCTTTCGAAAGGCGGCTTAAGGGTGACAGCTTCACAGAGAATTACGATTGCCTCAGAATAACCACCTCCAGAGGCGAGTTTCGTATCGTTAAGGCTTACTCATGCCCTATCGAATACAAAGGCAAGCCCGCCGGGATGGTTTCCTTTCGGGATATTACGAAAGAGGTGGAGCGGGAGAAGGAGCTTGAGGATACCAGAGATCTTTTCGAGATCCTTACAAATAACTCCTACTCAGCTATATACATCTATACCGACACGTATATCTTCGCAAACCCAGAGTATCTGGAGATAACTGGCTACACCCTTGAAGAGCTTAAGAAGCTTGCCCCCTACGACCTGATCCACGAATCACAGAGGGATGAGGTCAGAATAAATGTCAGGAAACGACTGAACGGGGAGAGGTTCTCCCAGAAATATCATGAGCGACATCTTATACGTAAGGACGGTAAAGAGCGGATCGTCAGGGTAGCAACAAACACCATTAAGTATAAGGGTGAGTATGCCGGGCTTGGTTCCGCCATTGATATTACAGACCTCGTGGAGCTACAGAATCATCTTGAGGAAAGGGTTCACGAGGAGAGCCGCAAGAGGCTTAAGCAGGAACAGCTGATGATCCAGCAGTCCAAGCTTGCTGAACTTGGGGAGATGCTTGGCTCCATCTCACATCAGTGGAAACAGCCCTTGAATGCCCTTGGTATGATGATTCAGGATCTTCAGGTAACCGGTGAAGAGAGCAGTGAGTTAGACCGTGATTATCTCGACTGGATATGCACCAATTCCCTCGAGCAGATAAGCTATATGAACGATACGATCACCGATTTCAATAACTTTCTGCGCCCCAGCAAAACCCCCTCGAGCTTCAGCATGGAGGATGCTCTCTGGCCGACCATAAAGATATTCCAGCCACAGGCGAGGAAATCCAATATAAAGCTTAATATCAGATGCACTGTGGGTAACCATGACGAAAACATCGAATCAAAGGACCATGGCCTTGATTATCTCCTTAACGCTAGTGATCTTGAGATAGACTGTTCAAAATGCATCAGCAGAAACCTCAGGCTTTTCGGATACCGCAACGAGTTTATGCAGGTCCTTTTGAATATATTCAATAACGCAAGAGAAGCCGTTTCAGAACGCTTTAGAAACAGCCCCGGAAGTGGTGAGATACTTGTGAATATTTCTATAAACGAAGATTTTGCGCATATGGAGATAGCGGACAACGGGGGTGGCATCCCCGAAGATAAGCTGGATAAGGTATTTGACCCCTTCTACACCACAAAGGAGAACGGGACGGGCTTCGGGTTGTACATGGTCAAAAGCATAGTTGAAAACAATATGGGCGGAAGCCTTGAGGTCTCAAACAGAGGGAAAGGGGCTGTGTTCTCGCTCAGCGTTCCCCTCGCCAATCATGTGGTTGCCTCCACTTAG